The genome window ACCTAATGCATCCAGATAAGTTTTCAGAGACGGCCCGGTTCCGTCGGCTTTTACACTTTTTCCATTGAAAAAATCGACATAAGCCTGGTGCGCTGTTTTGGCTAGTGCCAGGGAAATATCTTTTTTATAGAATGCTTCCACTTTTTCAGGCGCGGCAATGCCATTGAGCATGGCTCCCGAAGGAATTCCAAACTTCCCGGAACGAATATAACGCTCGTAATGAAGTACATAACCATTGACCAGCAAGGAAGTTGAAGAGCCAATATCGAGTCCTGTTTTGGTAACGAATGTTTCTTTATACGCACCTTTCCATTCACTGGAAACTTTATCGAGAATGCTGTCCATGCGATCGGTAACGCGCTTGATGTAAGCGAGTTTGGCGGCGGCACCGGGCGCTGTTGTGTATTGGGCAACAATGGCCGCGTCGGTTGCGCCGAGGCCGTTGATCAGATAATCAAGCGCAGGAAATCCCTGGCGGGGGTAGGAATCCGGTGTTTCCAGGCTGGCAGCCGGATTTGCGATGTTTGCGCCGATGCCTTGTTCGCTGGCTGGGTAAATGTTAAAGAAATTGCGGATCGTATGCTTTTCTCCCGGTCCGAAATCAAAGAGCTCGACCTTTTGCCATTCTGTGTAGGCGTCGGCCCATGCTGCGCGGAAATCTGTAAGCGTGGCGGCGTCCGGTTTGGCGATGAATGCATTGGACTTGGTTACCATGGCATCAAACTTGCCCTGGAAATTGTCGTATGAAGGAATGATAATGTTGTCGGCAAGATGCGTAAGCATGGCTTTGCGGTCCTTCCCATCCTCAACTGGTTCGGGCTCGGTTTTTTCCTTTGAATCGGAACAGCCCAGGAAGAACACGGTCAGCAAAATGGGCAGATATTTTTTCATTGTCATGAGTAGTCAGGTTTTAAACAACAAATGGTGGATCGACAGCAAAGCCGTCAATCCACCCTCAAAACAGGTCAAGACCTGAATTTTATAACTTGAACTTTGCCGTTATCGCATCCGAAGCAGCATTGATCTTGTCGTTGGTAAGGTCCCAGAATCCATTCGGAGAGCCCATCAAGCCTAGCAACAATGCGTCAGAAAAAGCAGCGTCCGCACCATTGATCTTGCAGTAACGCAGGGAGTAAATGAAACCAAGTCCTTCGCCGATGGCATGTGCGCGGGCAGCGTCCGTTGTTCCGCTTTTCCATTTGCCCAGGTAACCCAGTGCAGCAGAAGCGATCGCTTTTTCCATTTCCGTTCTGATAAATGTTGCCTGCGTTTTCACCTCGGCGTTATCCATGTTCACGATTGCCGCGCGGCCTTTCACAAATGCAGGATGGATTTTAGCATAACTTGCTTTATTGTATTCCCAAATATACGAACCGATAAAAGACTCGTTGGAAGTTCTCGCAGCGTCTGTTGCTCCGGCCAGATATACCGGGTTCAAAGTAAGCAGTCCATATGCCTCGTCCCAGTTGTGTTCCAAAGCCGTATATTTTTTACCCGAAACCAATGAAATATTGTCGACATCCAAACCTTTGTCCAACAGCACATTACCAATGTAATCCATTTGCAAAGCACCGATCAGGCCTTTTTGAATGATTTGTCCGTGCTCAATTCCTTTTGAATCAACAAGATATGTTCCAAGTTTACCTGCAACACCTTTCGCCGCAGGCACCTTTACCGATTTGCTTGCTGCTTCCAGGGCGGCAAAACTGGTTTCCAGGTGCGCACGCGCAGCATCTGCTTCTGCGGCAGTTTTTGAAGAAGCTGTAACATCCCGCAACTGCACACCCGAAGCATTCAGGTCCGCGCCTTTAATATTAATAGTTGATGTGCTGATATCCGTGAACGGGTTACCTGTATTCGCATACATATTTTTCATCACAGCCGCAGTTACCTGTGTGCTGTCCCGCACTGCCGAGCCCAGGTAATAATTTAGCGCCTGGAACATTTTGTAACGCGCATTCCCGGACGTCAGATCGACGGTAGTATCGCCTTTGGTGTCAACAAAAAGGCTTTTGTAAGGTGTTGTAGGGGTGATTTTTGCGTAATCAATTTTGGTGCGAAGCTCCGGGCCCGGGCTTGGATCGATAGGCCTTTCTTCATCGTCTGAACAGGAGGATAACCCCGCGACCAGCATGGACGCAAACAATACATTGCGTAAGTTGAAATGTTGTAGCATTCTTTTCAAATAGTTGTTTTGTCAGGAAATGTGAGAGGTTGCTTATTTAGACTAATCATAAGCGGGGGCAAACATATGCATTATTTAGAATCAGAACAAATTACTTAAAGGAGATTATAGATTAAGTCTGCTATGGACTAACAAAAAAAAACACTTACCGCTGACTTCAAGTTCGTTAGCCTGAAATCCTGGTAAGTGTCTTAATCAAATTTTAATGTCCGTAGCGAGTCAGTGCTAACTCAACTTCCGCTTTCTGCTTTCTTTTTGCTGTTGAATTTCTTCTCGGCGGTTTTGGCTTTTTCAAAATCCAGCACCACGCCGTTGATACAATAACGAAGTCCGGTAGGAGGCGGGCCATCCTCGAAAACGTGTCCCAAATGCGATTTGCATTTGCCGCACATTACCTCCGTGCGACGCATGCCGTGGGAGTTGTCTGCCGCTTCCAAAATGGAGGTTTTGCTGATCGGCTCGAAGAAGCTCGGCCAGCCGCATCCGCTTTCGTATTTGGCATTACTTTTAAATAGTGCATTGCCGCAAACGGCGCAATAGAATGTGCCTACCTCTTTGGAATGTTCGTATTCACTGGTAAATGGTCGCTCGGTTCCTTTCAGGCGCGCTACTTCGTAAACTTCCGGCGAAAGGACCTTTTTCCACTCTTCGTTGCTTTTATTAACCGCAACGGAATCCTTCCTGGAATATGCGGGTGTTTTTTTCTGCTCTTTCTGTGCCGGGGAAGATTGTCCGTAACAGCTTTGCAGCATTAATGCGAACATGCCTGCAAGCAGGAATGCGATTGGCTTCTTCATGCTGTTTATCATTTTGATGTTTTCTTAATATACGATATGCCGGCGCAAATAGTTGGACGCGGGACTATTTTAACTAACAATATCGGGCAAGAAAAGATTTAAATAAAGGCAGACAGATCCCGCACGCCAAGCTTTCTGGAAGTCGTAAACCCTTCTCCGAAAGTCACACCGATCGCGTGGCCCATTTCCCGGGCGCGGGCGATCACAAATTCGAGGAAATCAGGGGAGGAAATGTAGCTCTGCGGCTCGTCGCTGTTATAGGAAGGCACGAAAAACTGGCTTTCGAATGCACGGATCGCTTCTACTTTTTTGTCATGGACATGGGTTATGTCAACGATAAAATCGGGCGTAATGTAGCGGTCCTGTACGGTGTGGAAAACCTGCCTGGGCCGCCATGCTTCCTGCTCATTGCCTTGTTCATCAAACGTCTTCACCATCCGCAGACCGGAGTAAAAGCAACTGTCCGAAACGAGCTGTCCGGCACGGCCGTGATCCGGATGCCTGTCCGTAACAGCATTGGTAATAACGATATCGGGCTGATATTTACGGATGTATGGGATGATCGCTTTCTGATGTGCTTCGTTATTGGCAAAAAATCCATCGGCTAAACCTACATTATCACGTACGGCAATGTTCATGATAGCCGCCGCATTTTTAGCTTCCTGAATCCTGCCTTCGGGCGTCCCGCGCGTGCCGAGCTCGCCGCGTGTGAGGTCTACAATCCCGACTTTTTTTCCCAATGCAATCTGCGACAGCAATGTTCCGGCACAACAAAGTTCGACATCGTCAGGGTGAGCTGTGATGGCAAGGATATCTAGTTTCATAATATGGATGTTATTTGATGCGAAGTTTCTGCCCGATTCTCAAAGTAGAGCGGGTAGAAATACGGTTTTTTCTGGCAACGGATGAAATGCTGACACCATACCGACCTGCTATGGAAGACAATGTCTCACCCGAGCGCACTTTATGCAAAATAGAGCGGGTGTACGCTACGGGAGCATCGCCCGATGCAAACTCGCTTTTGTTCGATTTACCCCTTAAATGGCTCCATACATTGCTCGTCAGCAAGAAATGGTCAGACTTGATAGCTTTGTTTTCCCAGTCAAAAATATTTCTCGGGTCGAATGGATTCCCTTCGTAGCGGTTTTCATAATGTAAATGGGATCCCGTACTGCGGCCGGTATTTCCTCCCAAGCCGATCACTTCGCCAGCTTTTACGATTTGCCCCGATTCAACAAGTTGTTTGGATAAATGCCCGTAAAGTGTTTCGAGACCATTATAATGTCTTACAACAACAAAACGACCGTATCCGCTGCCGTCGAAGGCAACAATGCGGACCATTCCGTCATAGGTCGAGCGCACTGTATCGCCCGTTTCCAGGTCCAGATCGCTTCCATTATGCCATCTTCCCCAGCGGTAGCCGAAGTTGGAAGTAGGCTTGGTGTCGATCATGGGTGTGGCCCACATTCTGTTTACTGCGGGATCGTATAATGTAATGTCAACAGGTTCGTCGAATTCCAGCGGGCTGAGTCCGTAGGGGTTAATGGTGCGTGCATCCCAGATTACGTAATATTCAGCGGATTTTACCCATTCATCTGCAACTAGCAGGGAATCAACAACTTCTACAACTTCGGTTTCTCCTTCGTCCAGGGTGGTTGTGTCCTCGCTTACGACGGGGTTGAGCGGCTTTACCGGCTCGAACTGGCTTTGGAATCTGAGATTGGAGGTTTCTACCTGGTATTCGTCTTCGGGCTGCGGTGTGCTTATCCTAGTAGGTCCTTCGTTGGCATTGTTTCCGGACTGATTGATTTTGGGATTTCTTTTGAATTTTCCTCGCTCTTGCGCTTGCGTGTTCCAGGAGATCAAACACACGGTCATTAGCAAACTTACAATAAGCTTTACTTTCATAGGTATAAAAAAATCAGATCAGACTACATTGCTTGCTAAAACATGACAATGTAGCCTGATTCAAATTAGGGGTTGGGCAAATTATTTATGCTGTTTCCTCAATGATGGTTTCTACTTCAAGTTCCATTAGAAATCTCTCGGCGTCCAACGCGGCCATACATCCGGTTCCGGCAGCAGTGATGGCTTGTCTGTAAACATTATCCTGCGCATCACCACAAGCGAATACACCTTTAATGTTGGTGCAAGCACTTCCTTTTATAGTCTGAATGTAGCCGGTTTCGTCCATGTTCAGATATCCTTTGAAAATATCCGTGTTAGGCTTATGTCCGATCGCTACAAAGAAACCGGTTGCCTGCAATAGTTGCTCCTCGCCCGTTTTATTATTTTTTACCAAAACAGATTCAAGTCCTTCTTCTCCGTTCAGCTTTACCGTTTCCGTATTCCAGAGAATTTCAATGTTCGGCAACATTTCTACGCGTTTCTGCATGATCTTGGAAGCACGCATTTCATCGCGACGAACCAGCAGATACACTTTACGGGCCAATTTGGCAAGATAACTTGCTTCCTCGGCAGCTGTATCACCGGCGCCCACGACTACCACATCCTGTCCTCGGAAAAAGAAACCATCACAAACCGCACAGGCAGAAACGCCGCGGCCGTTCAGGCGCTCTTCGTCAGGAAGCCCCAGCCATTTGGCAGAAGCACCGGTTGAAACAATCACTGAATCGGCTTCGATCTCGTGCTTGTTGTCAATAGTCACTTTGAGCGGATGTGTTGTAAAATCAACTGCCGTAGCCAATCCGTAACGGATATCTGTTCCGAAGCGTTTGGCTTGTTTTTCGAAATTGACCATCATTTCAGGACCGGTAATCCCATCCGGATAGCCCGGATAATTATCAACTTCCGTGGTAATGGTCAGCTGGCCGCCTGGTTGCGCGCCTTGGTAAAGTACAGGATTCAACCCTGCTCTGGATGCATATATAGCGGCTGTATATCCGGCAGGACCGGAGCCAATGATTAAGCAGGATACTTTCTCGGGTGTCATATTATATGGATACTAAATGTTAACGACGAATGTTTACGAACTAAGTTGTACTCGTCTATTACAACATTGGCAGATCGACAAAAGTGCAAAATTTCGATTCTTTATGCAAATTCAATTAGAGGATCCTCCACTCGATTCTGCGGTTCTTCTGGCGGTTTTCCTGGGAGTCATTTGCGGCAACAGGCTGCGTCTCCCCATAACCTTTGAATGTGATCCGGTCTGCGACAATCCCCGACTGTTGCAGATATTGCTGAACGGATTGCGCCCTTCGCCTTGATAATTCCATATTTTCCGTGTCGGAACCTACATCGTCGGTATGACCGGAAATTTCAATT of Dyadobacter chenhuakuii contains these proteins:
- a CDS encoding imelysin family protein, producing the protein MTMKKYLPILLTVFFLGCSDSKEKTEPEPVEDGKDRKAMLTHLADNIIIPSYDNFQGKFDAMVTKSNAFIAKPDAATLTDFRAAWADAYTEWQKVELFDFGPGEKHTIRNFFNIYPASEQGIGANIANPAASLETPDSYPRQGFPALDYLINGLGATDAAIVAQYTTAPGAAAKLAYIKRVTDRMDSILDKVSSEWKGAYKETFVTKTGLDIGSSTSLLVNGYVLHYERYIRSGKFGIPSGAMLNGIAAPEKVEAFYKKDISLALAKTAHQAYVDFFNGKSVKADGTGPSLKTYLDALGAKDSGTGKPLTELLNAQFDASKSKLNALKPNLYEEVKTNNQVMKDTYTEMQKAVRMLKVDMTSAMSITITYTDNDGD
- a CDS encoding DUF4856 domain-containing protein; the encoded protein is MLQHFNLRNVLFASMLVAGLSSCSDDEERPIDPSPGPELRTKIDYAKITPTTPYKSLFVDTKGDTTVDLTSGNARYKMFQALNYYLGSAVRDSTQVTAAVMKNMYANTGNPFTDISTSTINIKGADLNASGVQLRDVTASSKTAAEADAARAHLETSFAALEAASKSVKVPAAKGVAGKLGTYLVDSKGIEHGQIIQKGLIGALQMDYIGNVLLDKGLDVDNISLVSGKKYTALEHNWDEAYGLLTLNPVYLAGATDAARTSNESFIGSYIWEYNKASYAKIHPAFVKGRAAIVNMDNAEVKTQATFIRTEMEKAIASAALGYLGKWKSGTTDAARAHAIGEGLGFIYSLRYCKINGADAAFSDALLLGLMGSPNGFWDLTNDKINAASDAITAKFKL
- the msrB gene encoding peptide-methionine (R)-S-oxide reductase MsrB yields the protein MKKPIAFLLAGMFALMLQSCYGQSSPAQKEQKKTPAYSRKDSVAVNKSNEEWKKVLSPEVYEVARLKGTERPFTSEYEHSKEVGTFYCAVCGNALFKSNAKYESGCGWPSFFEPISKTSILEAADNSHGMRRTEVMCGKCKSHLGHVFEDGPPPTGLRYCINGVVLDFEKAKTAEKKFNSKKKAESGS
- the bshB1 gene encoding bacillithiol biosynthesis deacetylase BshB1 produces the protein MKLDILAITAHPDDVELCCAGTLLSQIALGKKVGIVDLTRGELGTRGTPEGRIQEAKNAAAIMNIAVRDNVGLADGFFANNEAHQKAIIPYIRKYQPDIVITNAVTDRHPDHGRAGQLVSDSCFYSGLRMVKTFDEQGNEQEAWRPRQVFHTVQDRYITPDFIVDITHVHDKKVEAIRAFESQFFVPSYNSDEPQSYISSPDFLEFVIARAREMGHAIGVTFGEGFTTSRKLGVRDLSAFI
- a CDS encoding M23 family metallopeptidase; the protein is MKVKLIVSLLMTVCLISWNTQAQERGKFKRNPKINQSGNNANEGPTRISTPQPEDEYQVETSNLRFQSQFEPVKPLNPVVSEDTTTLDEGETEVVEVVDSLLVADEWVKSAEYYVIWDARTINPYGLSPLEFDEPVDITLYDPAVNRMWATPMIDTKPTSNFGYRWGRWHNGSDLDLETGDTVRSTYDGMVRIVAFDGSGYGRFVVVRHYNGLETLYGHLSKQLVESGQIVKAGEVIGLGGNTGRSTGSHLHYENRYEGNPFDPRNIFDWENKAIKSDHFLLTSNVWSHLRGKSNKSEFASGDAPVAYTRSILHKVRSGETLSSIAGRYGVSISSVARKNRISTRSTLRIGQKLRIK
- the trxB gene encoding thioredoxin-disulfide reductase, translated to MTPEKVSCLIIGSGPAGYTAAIYASRAGLNPVLYQGAQPGGQLTITTEVDNYPGYPDGITGPEMMVNFEKQAKRFGTDIRYGLATAVDFTTHPLKVTIDNKHEIEADSVIVSTGASAKWLGLPDEERLNGRGVSACAVCDGFFFRGQDVVVVGAGDTAAEEASYLAKLARKVYLLVRRDEMRASKIMQKRVEMLPNIEILWNTETVKLNGEEGLESVLVKNNKTGEEQLLQATGFFVAIGHKPNTDIFKGYLNMDETGYIQTIKGSACTNIKGVFACGDAQDNVYRQAITAAGTGCMAALDAERFLMELEVETIIEETA